One region of Nycticebus coucang isolate mNycCou1 chromosome 10, mNycCou1.pri, whole genome shotgun sequence genomic DNA includes:
- the MPC2 gene encoding mitochondrial pyruvate carrier 2, with protein MSAASARGLRATYHRLLDKVELMLPEKLRPLYNHPAGPKTVFFWAPIMKWGLVCAGLADMARPAEKLSTAQSAVLMATGFIWSRYSLVIIPKNWSLFAVNFFVGAAGASQLFRIWRYNQELKAKANQ; from the exons ATGTCTGCTGCCAGCGCCCGAGGCCTGCGGGCCACCTACCACCGGCTCCTCGACAAAGTGGAACTGATGCTGCCCGAGAAATTGAGGCCGTTGTACAACCACCCAGCAG gccccAAAACAGTTTTTTTCTGGGCTCCAATTATGAAATGG GGATTGGTGTGTGCTGGATTGGCTGATATGGCCAGACCTGCAGAAAAACTCAGCACAGCTCAGTCTGCTGTTTTGATGGCTACAG GGTTTATTTGGTCAAGATACTCACTtgtaattattccaaaaaactggaGTCTGTTTGCTGTTAATTTCTTTGTGGGGGCAGCAGGAGCCTCTCAACTTTTTCGAATTTGGAG atataACCAAGAACTAAAAGCTAAAGCAAACCAATAA